One window of the Falco biarmicus isolate bFalBia1 chromosome Z, bFalBia1.pri, whole genome shotgun sequence genome contains the following:
- the TYRP1 gene encoding 5,6-dihydroxyindole-2-carboxylic acid oxidase, whose amino-acid sequence MQFPVLLLLSLPPLLSILGQAGAQFPRQCATVESLRSGMCCPDYFPVFGPGTDRCGVSTGRGRCVQVTVDSRPHGPQYIHDGRDDREQWPIRFFNQTCRCNGNFSGYNCGSCRPGWSGPTCSQRINIVRRNLLDLSAEERRRFVNALHEAKVTIHPDIVIATRRREEIFGPDGNTPQFENISIYNYFVWSHYYSVRKTFLGPGQQSFGGVDFSHEGPAFVTWHRYHLLQLERDMQNMLQDPTFGLPYWNFATGQNTCDICSDDLMGARSNFDVSLISQNSIFSQWRVLCENIEDYETLGTICNSTEGGPIRRNPAGNVARPMVQRLPEPEDVAQCLEVGVFDTPPFYSNSTDSFRNTVEGYSDPSGKYDPAVRSLHNLAHLFLNGTGGQTHLSPNDPIFVLLHTFTDAVFDEWLRRYSADISTYPLENAPIGHNRQYNMVPFWPPVTNNEMFVTAPENLGYSYEVEWPGRALRVTEIITIAIVTALVLVAIIFAAATCIVRVKKNKDELHQPLLTDQYQHYSDDYDGIPTPSQSVV is encoded by the exons ATGCAGTTCCCTGTGctactgctgctttccctgccacCGCTTCTTAGCATTCTTGGGCAAGCTGGAGCTCAGTTCCCTCGCCAGTGCGCTACCGTCGAATCCCTGAGGAGTGGCATGTGTTGCCCAGACTATTTCCCGGTGTTTGGGCCAGGCACCGACCGGTGTGGCGTGTCTACAGGGAGGGGTCGGTGCGTACAGGTGACTGTCGATTCGCGGCCCCACGGCCCACAGTACATCCATGATGGGCGGGATGACCGTGAGCAATGGCCCATACGCTTCTTCAACCAAACCTGCCGCTGTAATGGTAACTTTTCTGGTTACAATTGTGGGTCATGTCGCCCTGGCTGGAGTGGACCTACCTGTAGCCAACGAATCAATATAG TCAGGAGGAATCTTTTGGATCTGAGCGCAGAAGAAAGGAGGCGTTTTGTGAATGCCTTACACGAAGCCAAGGTGACGATCCATCCTGACATTGTTATTGCCACACGAAGACGTGAGGAAATATTTGGACCAGATGGCAACACACCACAATTTGAAAATATCTCCATTTATAACTACTTTGTGTGGTCTCACTATTATTCTGTCAGGAAGACTTTCCTTGGTCCGGGGCAGCAGAGTTTTGGAGGAGTTGATTTCTCTCATGAGGGACCAGCTTTTGTCACATGGCATAGGTACCATCTACTGCAGCTTGAAAGAGACATGCAG AACATGCTGCAGGACCCCACATTTGGGCTGCCATACTGGAACTTTGCAACAGGACAAAACACCTGTGATATCTGCTCGGATGACTTGATGGGAGCTAGAAGCAATTTTGATGTTTCTCTTATCAGCCAGAACTCAATCTTCTCTCAGTGGCGAGTGTTGTGTGAAAATATAGAAGACTATGAAACATTGGGAACTATCTGTAACA GCACTGAGGGTGGTCCCATCCGAAGAAATCCTGCTGGAAACGTTGCACGGCCTATGGTACAGCGTCTCCCAGAGCCTGAGGATGTTGCTCAGTGTTTGGAAGTTGGTGTATTCGACACTCCTCCTTTCTATTCCAATTCAACAGACAGTTTCCGTAACACAGTAGAAG GGTACAGTGATCCTTCAGGGAAATACGACCCAGCAGTTCGAAGTCTTCACAACTTGGCTCATCTGTTTTTGAATGGGACTGGAGGGCAAACTCATTTATCACCAAATGATCCCATTTTTGTCCTCCTGCACACATTTACTGATGCTGTTTTTGATGAGTGGCTGAGAAGGTATTCTGCAG ATATCTCAACATATCCACTGGAGAATGCCCCTATTGGACATAACAGACAGTACAATATGGTGCCTTTCTGGCCCCCCGTTACCAATAATGAAATGTTTGTTACTGCACCGGAAAATCTGGGATACAGCTACGAAGTCGAGTGGCCAG GTCGAGCTCTTCGTGTCACAGAGATTATAACTATTGCAATAGTGACTGCACTGGTTCTTGTTGCAATTATCTTCGCTGCTGCTACATGTATTGTACGTGTCAAGAAAAATAAGGATGAGTTGCATCAGCCTCTTCTTACTGACCAGTATCAGCACTACTCAGATGACTATGATGGCATACCGACACCAAGCCAGTCTGTTGTTTGA